The DNA segment GCGCCTGCATGTCCCGGACGGTCTGCTTGACGCCGCCGTTCATCGAGGACAGCACGTGGACGGCGTCGTTGCCGGAGCGCAGGAAGACGCCGAGCCACAGGTCGTGGACCGTGTAGGTCTCGTTCTCCCTTATCCCGACCATGCTCGAACCGGACCCGATGCCGGCCAGGTCGAGGGGCACCACCCGGTGCTCCGTCGACCTCGGGAACCTGGGCAGCACCGTGTCCGCGAACAGCATCTTCAGGGTGCTCGCCGGGGGCAGCCGCCAGTGCGCGTTGTGCGCGGCCAGCACCTCGCCGGACTCGGCGTCGGAGACGATCCAGGAGCGGGCGGTGAGGTCCTTGGGGAGCGCGGGGACGCCGGTGGCGGGGTTCACCTGGGTGCCGGACTGCCCGAGCCTGGCGCCGCCGACCTGTGACATCCGCGCCGGCGGGGTGGCGGCCGGACTCGTCGCGGGGGCCGTCGGGGACGCGAGGGCGGCCGGCGCGGCTACGGAAACGGACAGAAGTGTGACGGAGGCGACCAACAGAGATCGACCGACGGTCTTCTTGGGAGCGGACACGGTCGAGAACGTACCTTTCACGGGCAGTGAAGTCCCACTTCCCACTCCACCCCGGGCTCGGAAGCGGACGGCGGACGGTGATACTGGGGGTATGAAGCTCAGCCGCCCGGTCTCCTGGTTCCTGCTCGCCTTCGGGGTGTGGAGCTGGTTCATCTGGGTCACTTTCATCAAGAACCTGGTCAAGGACAGCAGCGGTCTGGCCTTCGACAACGGGCACCCGACCGCCTACTTCTGGGTCCACCTGCTGCTGGCGGTCGTCTCCTTCGTATTGGGGACGGTCATCGGGGTCATCGGGTTGCGCGGACTGCGCGCACTGCGCCGGACGTCATAGCCCGGACGCGGCGGGGCGGTCACCGCCCTCACGCTCGCCGTCCTGGCTGTCCTTGGCAGTCCCGCCAGTCCCGGCAGTCCCGGCAATTCCGGCTGTCCTGGCCGTCCTGATCGTCCCGGCCGTCCCAGCCATCGTGGCTGTCCCGGCCGTCCTGGCGGCACCGGAATCCACCCCGCCTGACCACCGTCACCCCCGCGCCGGAGCCCCCGGCGCGATCGGCCATGCCGAAATCGCGCTCTGCCCCTGTGGAGAGCCTGTGAAACCCCGCGGCGACAACGGCTCGGTAAGTTCTTGCTCATCCAGCCGGATTGCTCTTCCCCCAGGTGAAATTCGTGTGATTAGGTGAGCCGCGCCGCGACGGATGTGGCGAATTTGTGCTGGGCCAGGGGTAGGGCCCTGGCAGGCCTGGGGAGGGCACCACCATGCGATCGCTTCGCATGCGCATTCTCGTGACGTTGCTTGCACTCGCCGTCGTAGGGGTCGGCGTTTGGCAGTTGCTGCCGTCGCAGGGTGACAAGAACAAGACCATCAAGGTCGGCACGACGGACGCCATCACGTCCCTGGACCCGGCCGGCGCCTATGACGCCGGTTCCTGGGCCCTGTTCAACAACGTCTTCCAGACGCTGATGACCTTCCGGCCGGGCGGCGTCTCGCCGGTCCCGGACGCGGCGAAGAGCTGCGGCTTCCCGGGCGGCGACCTCCGGACGTACCGGTGTGTGCTGCGGGACGACATCAGCTTCCCCAGCGGGCGCAAGATGACCGCGGCGGACGTGAAGTACTCCTTCGACCGGATGAAGAAGATCAATTCCAGCGTCGGCCCGTCGTCCCTGTTCACCACCTTGAGCAGGGTCTCAGCCGACAACGACACGACGGTCGTCTTCCATCTGTCGTCCCCGGACGCCATCTTCCCGCTGAAGATCGCCACGGGCGCCGGAGCGATCGTCGACCGGGACAAGTACCCGGCCGACAAGCTGCGGACCGGCAACGACGTCGACGGCACCGGCCCGTACACACTGACGTCGTACGCGAAGGGCAAGCAGGCCGTCCTCACGCCGTACGGCAGGTACAACGGGTACGGCAGCGAGAGCCCCCGCCCCGTCGAGCTGCATTACTTCGCCGACTCCCAGAAGCTCGACAGCGCCTGGCGGGCCCGGCAGGTCGACGTCGCCACCCGGACGCTGCCGCCGGGCGTGCTGTCCGAGCTGAACCCGAGTGACCCGAAGCTGCGGGTCACCGAGACGGAGAGCGCCCAAGCCCGCAACCTGTACCTCAACACCCGCGCGGGTGCCCCGCTGCACGACCCGCGCGTGCGCCGCGCGCTGGCCTGGCTGGTCAACCGCGACCAGCTGGCCGCCAAGGTGTACCAGGGCACGGTCGACCCGCTGTACTCGCTGATCCCGGCCGGCATCACCGGCCACACCACGTCCTTCTTCGACGCTTACCCGACGCAGAACGTCAGCAAGGCGCGGGAGCTGCTGACCCAGGCCGGGGTGTCCCTGCCGGTGCGCTTCACCCTCGGCTACGGCAGGGGGCGTGGCGCGTCCGCCGAGGAGAGCGCCGAGCTGAAGCGGCAGCTGGAGGCCGGCGGCCTGTTCAAGGTGGACGTCAAGGCCTACGAGTGGACCGCGTTCCAGAAGCTCTGGGCCGCGGGGAAGATGGACGCCTGGGGTGTCACCTGGCTCGCCGACTACCCCGACCCGGACACCTTCGGCGCCCAACTCGTCGGCACCGGCTCCACCATGAGCACCGGCTACAGCAACAAGGTGGTCGACTCCCTCATCCAGGACAGCCAGCGGTACGACGACCGCAGCCGTGCGGAGAGGGACTTCGGCACCATCCAGGCGGACGTGGCCACCGACGTGCCGCTGATCCCGCTGTGGCAGGGCAAGGAGTACGTGGTCAGCACCAGGGACATCAGCGGCGGGCAGTACCTCGCGGACGGCACGGGCGTCTTCCGCCTGTGGCGCCTGGGCTGGATCTGACCTCGCCCGGCCCGGATCCGGCTCGGCCCGGATCCGGCTCGGACCGGATCCGGCTCGGACCGGCTCCGGACCGGCTCCGGATCGACTCGGCTCCGGACCGCCCACGTAGCCTGCTCCGGTCCGCTCCGGACGGACTCGGCTCACCGCCCTCGCCACCGGCAGGGCGGTCAGCCGTCGCGCCGTGCCCTGGCTCCCGGGTCCGGCAGTGCCTTCGTCATTCCCGGCAGGAAGTCCGTGAACAGTTCGTGGACCTCCAGGACCAGGGGGCGCAGCACCCGGAAGCGGGCCAGGGCCACTCCGCGTGCGGTCAGCCGGGCCCCGCGCCGGGCCAGCCGGTAGCTGCGCTCCCGGTCCTCGGTGCGGTCGAAGACCCAGTACAGGACGAGCCCCATCTGCGAGAGCCACATCAACTCGGGCAGTACGTCCCGCAGTTCGGGCGCCACTTTGGACTTGGAGCCGGCCAGCACCTCGCGGTGGACGCGGACCGCCTGTTCACGGGCGTGCTCGCTCTCCGGTGAGAAGGGGCTGAGCGGGCTGTCGGGGTCGGCGGCGTTCTTGAAGAACTGGACCGCGAACTCGTGGTACGGCTTGGCGATGTCCAGCCATGCGGTCAGCACGCCCGCGATCCGGGCCTCCAGGTCGGTCTCCCGGTCCAGGACCTCCCGGACCGCCATCTGGTGTTCGGTGGCGATCCGGTCGTAGAAGCCCTGGATCAGGTGCTCCTTGCCCGCGAAGTAGTAGTAGGCGTTGCCGACGGAGACCCCGGCCTCCTGGGCGATGGCCCGCATCGTCGTCTTGTCGTAGCCGCGCTCCTGGAACATCCGCATCGCGGTCTCCAGGATCAGCGCGCGGGTCTGCTCGGACTTGGTGGTCTGGGGTTCGGCCGCGTCGGGGCCGTCGTTCTTCGCGGGCACGAGAGGAGCCTAACGAGTGGCGCAGGACCCGTCCGAGCAGGACGGCGGATCGTGGACCCAGCCCTGCGCGGGGTGGTAGACCCACCCGTCCGGCCGCCGGTGGGTCACCCCGGCGGCCGGCGCCCCGGTTCCCCGCGCGGCGTTCCCCTGCGCCCCGGCTCCCCGCGCGGCGTTCCCCTGTGTCGCCGCGTGCCAGGCCGGAGCGCCCTGCCGTGCCACGTTCCGCGCCGGGACGCCCCGTCCCGCCG comes from the Streptomyces sp. NBC_00820 genome and includes:
- a CDS encoding TetR/AcrR family transcriptional regulator, translating into MPAKNDGPDAAEPQTTKSEQTRALILETAMRMFQERGYDKTTMRAIAQEAGVSVGNAYYYFAGKEHLIQGFYDRIATEHQMAVREVLDRETDLEARIAGVLTAWLDIAKPYHEFAVQFFKNAADPDSPLSPFSPESEHAREQAVRVHREVLAGSKSKVAPELRDVLPELMWLSQMGLVLYWVFDRTEDRERSYRLARRGARLTARGVALARFRVLRPLVLEVHELFTDFLPGMTKALPDPGARARRDG
- a CDS encoding SCO4848 family membrane protein translates to MKLSRPVSWFLLAFGVWSWFIWVTFIKNLVKDSSGLAFDNGHPTAYFWVHLLLAVVSFVLGTVIGVIGLRGLRALRRTS
- a CDS encoding ABC transporter substrate-binding protein, producing the protein MRILVTLLALAVVGVGVWQLLPSQGDKNKTIKVGTTDAITSLDPAGAYDAGSWALFNNVFQTLMTFRPGGVSPVPDAAKSCGFPGGDLRTYRCVLRDDISFPSGRKMTAADVKYSFDRMKKINSSVGPSSLFTTLSRVSADNDTTVVFHLSSPDAIFPLKIATGAGAIVDRDKYPADKLRTGNDVDGTGPYTLTSYAKGKQAVLTPYGRYNGYGSESPRPVELHYFADSQKLDSAWRARQVDVATRTLPPGVLSELNPSDPKLRVTETESAQARNLYLNTRAGAPLHDPRVRRALAWLVNRDQLAAKVYQGTVDPLYSLIPAGITGHTTSFFDAYPTQNVSKARELLTQAGVSLPVRFTLGYGRGRGASAEESAELKRQLEAGGLFKVDVKAYEWTAFQKLWAAGKMDAWGVTWLADYPDPDTFGAQLVGTGSTMSTGYSNKVVDSLIQDSQRYDDRSRAERDFGTIQADVATDVPLIPLWQGKEYVVSTRDISGGQYLADGTGVFRLWRLGWI